A portion of the Ricinus communis isolate WT05 ecotype wild-type chromosome 10, ASM1957865v1, whole genome shotgun sequence genome contains these proteins:
- the LOC8286495 gene encoding uncharacterized protein LOC8286495, producing MADKEEQESNSLQPSPLLPPLFLQITCKSLDKTSRFAAGTKAGFAVSLINRKLGIEDPLVSHIEAIKDGEEPISFGPDANLVDYGNGWKLQTVTELDFAGVRKVERIRLIPTQVPNVNSDGSHSAAAVPETGFGFLYIAKILVAFILMFVMGAIFTLALDNLPGMILLINSYM from the exons ATGGCAGACAAAGAAGAACAAGAGTCTAATTCTCTACAGCCATctcctcttcttcctcctctt TTTCTTCAAATCACATGCAAAAGTTTGGATAAAACTAGCCGCTTTGCAGCTGGTACCAAGGCAGGATTTGCAGTTTCTTTGATAAACAGGAAATTGGGAATTGAAGACCCtcttgtttctcatattgaagcTATTAAAGATGGGGAGGAACCTATAAGCTTTGGCCCCGATGCCAATCTTGTGGACTATGGCAATGGTTGGAAGTTGCAGACTGTTACTGAATTAGATTTTGCTG GTGTTAGAAAAGTAGAACGTATTCGGCTGATTCCAACACAGGTCCCTAATGTG AATTCTGATGGCTCACATTCAGCAGCGGCAGTTCCAGAGACAGGATTTGGTTTTCTGTACATTGCAAAAATATTAGTCGCcttcattttgatgtttgtAATGGGAGCAATTTTTACACTGGCTCTTGATAATCTTCCCGGAATGATACTGCTTATTAACTCGTATATGTAA
- the LOC8286498 gene encoding cationic amino acid transporter 2, vacuolar produces the protein MGFLVDSQKEGKLGVFGGCIRSLVRRKQVDSIHAKAHNSHHQLAKELSVPHLIAIGVGSTIGAGVYILVGTVAREHSGPALAISFLIAGIAAALSAFCYAELASRCPSAGSAYHYSYICVGEGAAWLIGWALILEYTIGGSAVARGISPNLALLFGGQDSLPAFLARQHIPGLDIVVDPCAAVLVVIVTGLLCVGIKESTLVQAIVTTVNVCAMLFVIIVGSYLGFKTGWPGYELPTGYFAFGVDGMLAGSATVFFAYIGFDSVASTAEEVKNPQRDLPMGIGFALSICCSLYMLVSVVIVGLVPYFAMNPDTPISSAFAEHGMHWAAYIITAGAVMALCSTLMGSLLPQPRILMAMARDGLLPPFFSDVNRSTQIPIKSTLTTGAGAAVLAFCMEVDQLAGMVSVGTLLAFTMVAISVLILRYVPPDEVPFPSSLQDTIDSVSLLYSAKGQDTNGEKSEVHAGTSSTLPLLGKTNAAVDYHVIGKEEAQGSFLLKEENRRKIAGWTIAFTCIGAFLLTYSATDLSLPGPFRFTLCGVGGAVLLFGLVVLTCIEQDDARHSFGHSGGFICPLVPLLPIICILINTYLLINLGAATWTRVSVWLIIGVFVYAFYGRAHSSLLHAVYVPAAHADEIYRSSGDSLA, from the exons ATGGGTTTTCTTGTTGATTCACAGAAAGAAGGTAAATTAGGTGTATTTGGTGGTTGTATTAGAAGTTTGGTTAGGAGAAAACAGGTTGATTCTATTCATGCTAAAGCTCATAATTCTCATCATCAGTTAGCTAAGGAGTTGTCTGTTCCTCACCTTATTGCTATTG GAGTTGGCTCGACAATTGGAGCTGGAGTTTATATTCTTGTTGGAACAGTTGCTAGAGAGCATTCTGGTCCAGCTCTTGCCATCTCTTTTCTGATTGCTGGAATTGCTGCTGCTCTATCTGCCTTTTGCTATGCAGAGCTTGCGAGTCGTTGCCCATCTGCTGGCAGTGCCTATCACTATTCGTATATATGTGTTGGAGAAGG TGCTGCATGGCTGATTGGCTGGGCTCTAATTTTGGAATACACAATTGGTGGGTCTGCAGTTGCCCGTGGCATATCCCCAAATCTG GCATTGCTTTTCGGAGGTCAGGATAGTCTACCTGCTTTTCTAGCTCGTCAGCATATTCCAGGGCTTGATATTGTGGTTGACCCATGTGCTGCAGTTCTAGTAGTTATTGTTACTGGACTCCTGTGTGTGGGAATCAAGGAG AGTACCCTGGTGCAAGCAATAGTTACCACTGTCAATGTCTGTGCCATGCTTTTTGTCATAATAGTTGGTAGTTATCTGGGCTTCAAGACTGGATGGCCAGGATATGAACTTCCTACTGG GTATTTTGCCTTTGGAGTGGATGGGATGCTTGCCGGATCTGCAACAGTTTTTTTTGCTTACATTGGTTTTGATTCGGTTGCTAGCACTGCTGAGGAG GTGAAGAATCCTCAAAGAGATTTGCCTATGGGAATAGGCTTTGCTCTGTCTATTTGTTGCAGTTTATACATGTTGGTTTCAGTTGTTATTGTTGGCCTGGTACCTTATTTTGCAATGAATCCTGATACTCCGATCTCTTCTGCATTTGCTGAGCATGGAATGCATTGGGCAGC GTACATAATAACTGCTGGAGCTGTTATGGCTCTCTGTTCAACATTGATGGGTTCACTCCTTCCCCag CCTCGGATTTTGATGGCAATGGCTAGAGATGGATTACTTCCACCATTCTTCTCAGATGTTAATAGAAGTACTCAGATTCCTATAAAGAGCACATTGACGACTGGTGCTGGTGCAGCGGTATTGGCATTTTGTATGGAGGTTGACCAATTGGCAGGAATG GTCAGTGTGGGCACCCTTCTTGCTTTCACCATGGTTGCAATTTCTGTATTGATACTGAGATATGTGCCACCAGATGAGGTGCCATTTCCATCTTCACTTCAGGACACAATTGATTCTGTGTCATTGCTGTACAGTGCAAAGGGTCAGGATACTAATGGTGAGAAGTCTGAGGTTCATGCTGGTACTTCTAGTACTTTGCCTTTACTGGGCAAAACAAACGCTGCAGTTGATTATCATGTAATCGGTAAAGAAGAAGCACAAGGCAGTT TTCTCCTAAAAGAAGAGAACAGAAGAAAGATTGCTGGCTGGACCATAGCATTCACATGTATTGGAGCATTTCTTCTTACATATTCAGCTACAGATTTGAGCCTTCCTGG GCCTTTTCGCTTTACGTTGTGTGGTGTTGGTGGTGCTGTTCTTCTATTTGGCTTGGTTGTGCTAACCTGTATCGAACAGGATGATGCAAGGCATAGCTTTGGGCATTCCGGAG GTTTCATTTGTCCATTGGTTCCACTCCTTCCAATCATCTGCATTCTCATCAACACATACCTGCTGATTAATCTAGG TGCTGCAACCTGGACCCGTGTTTCTGTTTGGCTCATAATCGGAGTGTTTGTTTACGCATTCTATGGGCGGGCTCACAGCTCACTGCTTCATGCAGTCTACGTGCCTGCAGCTCATGCTGATGAAATTTATCGCAGCTCTGGAGATAGTTTAGCTTAG
- the LOC8286494 gene encoding microfibrillar-associated protein 1: MSVTAGVSDVALAVRDKLRGKIGQTKVKRYWPGKAPEWADDADEDDNIRTTRAAGLEKAFPTHEGSDLVRKDDPRLRRLAQSKVDNRDEVRADHRRIRQAEIISIEEEETRQQEWAEMEEDDEEALEEKRRLIKEKLRLREQEEAAFPPEEEEEEEEEEEEEEESEYETDSEEEMTGKAMVKPIFVPKTERETIAERERLEAEERALEEKARRKLEERKVETKQILVEEIQKEELIQKNLEMEASIADVDTDDEINEAEEYEAWKVREIARIKRDREDREAMLKEKEEIEKVRNMTEEERREWERRNPKPPPPPKQKWRFMQKYYHKGAFFQNESNDHAATAASDNIYRRDFSAPTGEDKMDKSILPKVMQVKHFGRSGRTKWTHLVNEDTTDWNNPWTYNDALRAKYNTKMAGMNAPIAKPKGSKKLKDWVKP; encoded by the exons ATGTCAGTCACAGCAGGTGTTAGTGATGTCGCTTTAGCTGTCAGGGATAAGCTTAGAGGTAAAATTGGGCAAACGAAAGTTAAAAGGTATTGGCCTGGTAAAGCACCAGAGTGGGCAGACGATGCTGATGAAGATGATAATATCAGGACAACTAGGGCAGCTGGCTTGGAGAAAGCTTTTCCTACTCATGAAGGTTCTGATCTTGTTAGGAAAGATGATCCTCGGTTGCGGCGGTTAGCTCAGAGCAAGGTTGATAATCGTGATGAAGTTAGAGCTGATCACCGGCGCATTCGACAAGCTGAGATTATTTCAATTGAAGAGGAGGAAACTCGGCAACAAGAATGGGCAGAGATGGAGGAAGATGATGAGGAAGCATTGGAGGAAAAAAGACGATTGATTAAGGAGAAGTTACGTCTGAGAGAGCAGGAGGAAGCTGCATTCCCTCctgaagaagaggaggaggaggaggaggaggaagaggaagaagaggaaTCTGAGTATGAGACTGATTCTGAAGAGGAAATGACGGGTAAAGCCATGGTGAAGCCCATTTTTGTGCCAAAGACAGAGAGAGAAACCATAGCTGAGCGTGAGCGTCTTGAGGCTGAAGAACGAGCTCTTGAGGAAAAGGCTAggaggaagttggaggagaGGAAGGTGGAGACAAAGCAAATCTTGGTTGAGGAGATACAAAAGGAGGAACTAATTCAGAAGAATTTGGAAATGGAGGCAAGTATTGCTGATGTGGATACTGATGATGAGATCAATGAGGCAGAAGAATATGAAGCTTGGAAGGTGAGAGAGATTGCTAGGATCAAGAGGGATAGAGAGGACCGTGAGGCAATGTTGAAGGAGAAGGAAGAGATTGAGAAGGTGAGAAACATGACAGAGGAGGAGAGAAGGGAGTGGGAGAGGAGAAATCCTAAACCTCCTCCACCACCAAAACAGAAGTGGAGGTTTATGCAGAAATATTACCACAAGGGTGCTTTCTTCCAGAATGAGTCCAATGACCATGCTGCCACTGCCGCGTCAGATAACATTTACAGGCGTGATTTCTCTGCTCCAACTGGAGAAGATAAGATGGACAAGTCCATATTACCAAAGGTCATGCAGGTCAAGCATTTTGGTCGTAGTGGAAGAACAAAATGGACACATCTTGTCAATGAGGATACAACTGATTGGAACAATCC GTGGACATACAATGACGCTCTTCGTGCCAAGTATAATACAAAAATGGCTGGAATGAATGCACCTATCGCTAAACCCAAAGGAAGCAAGAAGTTGAAGGATTGGGTTAAGCCATAA